The sequence CACCACCTGTTCCATATAGAACGGCAGCAGCGGAATGTTGAACTGCCTGGCCAGCGCCGGGTAGACGGCGCTGAACGCCTCGGTATAGCGGCGGCCGTAGTTCGGCGGGATGCGAATTTGCATCAGCAGCGGCTGTGCGCCGGCCTGCTGCACCCGCGTGATGATCTGGCCGAGATCGCGCTGCATGTCCTGCGCCGGGAAACCGCGCAGGCCGTCGTTGGCGCCCAGCTCGATCAGCACCCAGCGCGGCTGATGCTGTTTCAGCAGCGCGGGCAGACGCGCCAGCCCCTGTGCGGCGGTGTCACCGCTGATGCTGGCGTTGACCAGCTGCGGCGCGCCCGGTTTTTTCTGCCACTGTTCGGCCAACAACGTCGGCCAGGCCCGCTCGATCGGCAGGCGGTAGCCGGCGCTTAAACTGTCGCCCAAAATCAACAAGGTATCGGCGGCGGCAGCGCGTAAACTGAATAATCCCAACAGCAAAAGGAAGGGAAGATGCCAGCGGAAAACGTTCTTGAAGTTCATCATCTTAGTAAACACGTTGGTCAGGGTGAGCATCAGCTCACCATCCTTACCGGAGTCGAGCTGCTTGTCAAACCCGCGCAGACGATCGCCCTGATCGGCGAATCCGGATCGGGGAAATCGACCCTGCTGGGCATTTTGGCCGGGCTGGATGACGGCAGCGAGGGCGAGGTGCGCCTGCTCGGCGAGTCGCTGACCGCGTTGGACGAAGAAGGCCGCGCCGCGCTGCGCGCCAGGAACGTCGGCTTCGTGTTTCAGTCGTTCATGCTGGTGCCGACGCTGAACGCGCTGGAAAACGTGCAGCTGCCGGCGCTGCTGCGCGGCGAGAGCGACAGGCAGAGCCGCGAGCAGGCGGTG comes from Serratia sarumanii and encodes:
- the ybbA gene encoding putative ABC transporter ATP-binding protein YbbA, translating into MPAENVLEVHHLSKHVGQGEHQLTILTGVELLVKPAQTIALIGESGSGKSTLLGILAGLDDGSEGEVRLLGESLTALDEEGRAALRARNVGFVFQSFMLVPTLNALENVQLPALLRGESDRQSREQAVQLLEQLGLGKRLDHLPAQLSGGEQQRVALARAFSGRPRVLFADEPTGNLDRQTGDRIADLLFSLNRDFDTTLILVTHDETLAARCQRRLRLREGKLWEEA
- the tesA gene encoding multifunctional acyl-CoA thioesterase I/protease I/lysophospholipase L1; protein product: MNFKNVFRWHLPFLLLLGLFSLRAAAADTLLILGDSLSAGYRLPIERAWPTLLAEQWQKKPGAPQLVNASISGDTAAQGLARLPALLKQHQPRWVLIELGANDGLRGFPAQDMQRDLGQIITRVQQAGAQPLLMQIRIPPNYGRRYTEAFSAVYPALARQFNIPLLPFYMEQVVVKPEWMQDDGLHPNGDAQPFIATWMAERLEPLVKHESN